The segment GCTCATGAGACACTACAGTCGGAAGGGCTTGGCAATCAAGTCGAATACCGGATTGGTGAAGCGCTCGAAACGATGGAAAAGCTCAGCAAAGAACGGGCGACGTTTGATCTGATCTTTATTGATGCTGATAAGAAACAGTATAGTGATTATTTAGATGCGGCAATTCGTCTGTCGACGTCAGGAACAGTGATTTTAGCTGATAATGTATTGCGCCGTGGAAAAGTACTCGATGAAAATGATGCATCACCGCAAAATGAAAACATGCAAGCATTTAATAAAAAAATCGCCGCCCATCCGCAGCTCGACAGCTTTTTGTTCCCTGTCGGCGACGGGATCGTAGCAGCGCGCGTGAAGTAGGGCGATGTCATTCAACTGCCCGAGTGTAGACGAAATCAAACTAGATTTTTCTGCACTCTTTCTCTGTAAGCTTAGCGTACAGCATTCCCCCGTTGGTCAGCAGGCTGATCACCGCTTTGCTTCGTCAGCGGCTGCCACGCTCTTTTCCTCAAAAACGAAAGCCTTGCGTCTAGGCTAAAGCTTCGATCGCTGAGAAATATTTTTTTCTACGAAATGTTTACGCTCACTTTACGTGGCCTTAAAATTCCTCCTTTATAATGAACGTTTAGAAGCCTTGGTTAAGGCAAATCTGTTCGTTTTAGAGGAGGGGACAGCATGCAGCGCCAGTTCATTGGTGGAAAAGTATTATTGATCGGCTTTGTGCTTGCAGTCGGCTCATGGAGTGCAGCGCCATCTTCTGCTGCTGAGACAAGTCAATCGGCGGTGGCTGTAGAAGAATTGCCGCACGGCTCCTATGTCGATATCGATGACATGCTACGTCAGTCTGATATGGCGGAGAATGACGTCTTGGTTATGCTAAAGCAGCTGCGCGCCCTTGCCAAGCAAAGCGATTCGCAAACGGATGCATTACAATATTTCAGCTATGCAACGGAAGCGACGAAAGTGATTTCGGAACAACCGTCGGCACTTGTCAAAGCGGAGCTCGCTGCTTTAGTGAAGGAAAGTGAGCAGCCTGCTGCTTTTGTCGGAGAAAATCATTGGTTTTTCGTCGAACGCTTCGTCACCCTCGCCAAAAAAGCACAATAAGTCGTGAAACAAGACTTTTTTGCATGCTACAATGAGAAAAAATGGCTGGCTGTGAGCGTGCGGTTAAAAGTGGATCGATGCGGTAAAAAGTGAATTGAGCCAAATGACGTCCGGTGTTGATCGTCTCGCTCTTCTTAGTCATGCATGAAAAAGGCGAGGTGGATCGTATACACAATGGCACTAGAATGGACAAACATACTCAATCCTTCTACAGGCACGCTGGCGTTGACTTTTTTCGTATTCGGTATGCTGTTTGTGCTCGCACTTGAACAGCTCCTTGCCGGCATTAGTATACACCGGACAGGGAGACACGTGCCGTTTATCTTGGTGGCACTCTGTCTGATCGGTATGACGAGTGCGCTCTCCGTTGGTGTCAACAGCGTGCTGAGTCCGCAAATCGTCGAACAGATCGACCAGCTTACGTTGTTTCTTAGCTTAGCCATCGTGACAAGTTTGCTACGTTCACTCCACGTAGACAACTGGCAAAGAATGACCAACCATCTTGACTGGCTGCTCATTGGTGCTGGAGCAGTTGTCGTCATCTTTCTACCGCCGACGGCTTTTACGGTATGGATGGTCGGCTTACTGCTCTATTCGTGCCATTTGATGTGGACGTTATACCGCAAACAAGCCCATTTAACCGTTTGGTCGGCCGTCATGCCGGCTGCGTTTTACATAAGCATCGCTAGTGCGCTCTTCATACGAGAGCCTTATTTATTCTCATCTTTCGGAATTGTCGCTGTTGTCCTTTGGCAACGGATCATCCAACACGAAAAGCTGAGGCGTTCCCTTTGGATGGCAGAGCATGCTGTTGCACATAAACAGCATATGAATGAGGTCGAAAAACACCAGCTTGCTCAACGAGTCGCTACACTTCGTAAAGCAGAACACGAGGTTGCGCTCGTTTTGGCTGAACGCAATCATTCTCCGGCAAAAAATTTGAATGCCGCGACAGATGGGGAAACCTATGCCTTATCGATGCCAGCTCTCACATCGCTGTTAAAAGAAACGCTTGACCATCAGAAGCACTTCGCTGTTTTTACGTACCACTTGACGACCGACGACCCAAAAGCTTTGCTGCCGCCGAAAATGGCGATTCTGTTCTACCACGCTTTGACCACCATCATTCAAGCCACACTGCACGAAGACATCCGTCATTTTCAGATCGAATGCCGGGTCGCTGACCAACAGCAGCAACAAGCCCGCATATTCCTCCAAGGGCACACGGAAGCGTCCATCGCTCAGCTTCAGCACCGTTTAGCACAACAGCTGCACACATCTACGCTGCTCAACAACGACGTCGTCAA is part of the Litoribacterium kuwaitense genome and harbors:
- a CDS encoding O-methyltransferase; this encodes MNVNEYIEQWFVQDKTLLERVNARLNEHDMPHISIDLAAGQMLQWLIRLYQPESALEIGALGGYSGALICQAMGAKGRLVSLELKEEYAAVAHETLQSEGLGNQVEYRIGEALETMEKLSKERATFDLIFIDADKKQYSDYLDAAIRLSTSGTVILADNVLRRGKVLDENDASPQNENMQAFNKKIAAHPQLDSFLFPVGDGIVAARVK